One window of the Magnolia sinica isolate HGM2019 chromosome 19, MsV1, whole genome shotgun sequence genome contains the following:
- the LOC131234499 gene encoding glucan endo-1,3-beta-glucosidase 14, producing MKRSVFSFSFSLLLLLSGPDLQTLSVGIGINYGQIANNLPSPFQVAHLVESLSINKVKLYDADPNVLRAFSNSNVEFIVGVGNEYLPNMTDGNKALAWLKEHIQPYLPQTRITCITVGNEILSGNDTSLMTYLLPAMQAMHEALVSLGLDDQVNISTAHSLAILANSYPPSSGSFRPNLAQYIQPMLNFHSQIKSPFLINAYPYFAYKANPKEVPLEYVLFEPNSGMTDPNTNLKYDNMLYAQIDSVYYAIKAMGHSDIEVRISETGWPSKGDSDEAGATPQNAGIYNGNLLQRMVKNEGTPMKPTVPVDIYVFALFNEDLKPGPASERNYGLFYPDGTPVYDIGLRVYLPLISSASMTTAMSVLVFLILFVTLVI from the exons ATGAAGAGATCTGTCTTTTCTTTCTCGTTTTCGCTTCTGCTCCTCCTTTCAG GTCCGGATCTGCAAACCCTCAGTGTTGGAATTGGAATCAACTACGGGCAAATAGCCAACAATCTTCCTTCTCCCTTCCAAGTTGCACACCTCGTCGAATCCCTGAGCATCAACAAGGTGAAACTCTACGATGCTGATCCAAATGTCCTGCGCGCATTCTCCAATTCCAATGTTGAATTCATTGTTGGAGTCGGCAATGAATACCTTCCAAACATGACAGATGGTAACAAAGCCCTGGCCTGGCTCAAAGAACACATCCAGCCTTACCTTCCCCAAACCAGAATCACCTGCATCACTGTCGGAAACGAGATCTTATCTGGTAATGACACCTCTCTAATGACCTATCTCCTTCCTGCAATGCAAGCCATGCATGAGGCACTCGTATCCCTTGGATTGGACGACCAAGTGAATATATCCACCGCGCATTCCCTCGCCATCTTAGCTAACTCCTACCCTCCTTCCTCTGGGTCTTTCCGTCCTAATCTTGCCCAATACATCCAACCCATGCTCAATTTCCATTCTCAGATCAAGTCCCCTTTCCTCATAAACGCATATCCTTACTTTGCCTACAAGGCCAACCCAAAAGAGGTCCCCTTGGAATATGTTCTTTTCGAGCCCAACTCAGGGATGACCGACCCAAATACAAATCTGAAATATGACAATATGTTGTATGCTCAAATCGATTCTGTTTATTATGCAATCAAAGCGATGGGGCATTCAGATATCGAAGTCCGGATTTCAGAAACGGGGTGGCCGTCCAAAGGAGATTCTGATGAGGCAGGGGCTACACCGCAGAATGCAGGTATTTATAATGGGAATTTGCTGCAGAGGATGGTGAAAAATGAAGGTACTCCAATGAAGCCTACGGTGCCCGTTGATATCTATGTTTTTGCATTGTTTAATGAGGATCTGAAGCCTGGGCCAGCTTCAGAGAGGAATTACGGGCTATTTTATCCAGATGGTACTCCAGTTTATGATATTGGTTTACGTGTATATCTTCCACTAATTTCATCCGCTTCTATGACTACA GCAATGTCAGTTCTGGTTTTTCTTATCCTGTTTGTGACCTTAGTGATCTGA